From Granulicella sp. WH15, the proteins below share one genomic window:
- a CDS encoding amidase: MSSGASTAVEVAAEFARKADGSASHNTYLYRNDDELFEQARRLEASFPDAGSRPALYGVPISLKDCFDLAGTTTTCGSKFYAQHNLPATDDSGMAKRLKDSGALIPGKTHLHPLAYGITGQNPDYGDCLQPRDASLLTGGSSSGAAASVQEGSALAAIGTDTGGSVRVPAALCGLVGYRASHGLASVAGGWPEAWDGAAHLAASFDTVGFLLRDARDAAPIAHALFGITPQQPPIAPHIGYVGHSFLDDCDADVLSAYETWRELLLKSGAELTEILPAGWERSREIFAGIQAHEASTYHRGHYDEFEPAITQRLHWGASLTEADLDPLRQQLVEFRAAMDELWARFDLLVLPVAPVSRLVAAEDQSDARARILRYTTPFSLAGVPVVSLPGTLFGTGVQVAAAPGRDGALLAYVASLAQKP; this comes from the coding sequence TTGTCCTCCGGCGCTTCTACTGCCGTGGAGGTTGCTGCTGAGTTTGCGCGCAAGGCCGACGGTAGTGCTTCGCACAATACCTATCTTTACCGGAATGATGATGAGTTGTTCGAGCAGGCTCGGAGGCTCGAAGCGAGTTTCCCCGATGCGGGTTCGCGTCCGGCTTTATACGGTGTGCCGATCTCGTTGAAGGATTGCTTCGATCTTGCCGGGACCACGACGACGTGTGGATCGAAGTTTTACGCGCAGCATAATCTTCCCGCTACGGATGACTCAGGTATGGCGAAGCGGCTGAAAGATTCGGGAGCGCTGATTCCGGGCAAGACACATCTGCATCCGCTGGCCTATGGCATCACTGGACAGAACCCCGACTACGGCGATTGCTTGCAGCCGCGTGATGCAAGCCTGCTGACGGGCGGCTCGTCGAGTGGCGCTGCGGCGAGCGTGCAGGAGGGTTCGGCGCTCGCTGCCATTGGGACGGATACCGGCGGCTCGGTGCGCGTGCCTGCGGCGCTGTGTGGGTTGGTGGGCTACCGTGCCTCGCACGGGTTGGCTTCGGTGGCAGGAGGGTGGCCCGAGGCTTGGGATGGCGCGGCTCATCTCGCGGCCTCCTTCGATACGGTGGGCTTTCTGCTGCGCGATGCCCGCGATGCCGCGCCTATTGCTCACGCGCTCTTTGGCATCACGCCACAGCAACCGCCTATTGCGCCTCATATCGGCTACGTCGGCCACTCCTTTCTCGATGACTGCGATGCTGATGTGCTCTCGGCCTACGAGACGTGGCGTGAGCTGCTGCTGAAATCCGGCGCTGAGCTTACCGAGATTCTCCCCGCAGGTTGGGAGCGATCCCGCGAGATATTCGCAGGGATTCAGGCGCATGAGGCGTCTACGTATCATCGCGGCCACTACGATGAGTTCGAGCCAGCCATCACGCAGCGGCTGCACTGGGGCGCGTCGCTTACAGAGGCTGACCTTGATCCGTTGCGGCAGCAGCTTGTGGAGTTTCGAGCCGCGATGGATGAGCTTTGGGCTCGCTTCGATCTGCTGGTGCTTCCGGTGGCTCCGGTCAGTCGACTGGTCGCAGCTGAGGATCAGAGCGATGCACGCGCACGCATCCTACGCTACACGACGCCCTTCAGCCTGGCCGGTGTGCCTGTGGTGTCACTGCCCGGAACGCTCTTTGGAACGGGTGTTCAGGTGGCTGCGGCTCCGGGGCGAGATGGCGCGCTGCTGGCTTACGTGGCGTCGCTTGCACAGAAGCCCTGA
- a CDS encoding ABC transporter substrate-binding protein, producing the protein MQLRKLLFLVSFCALAVISLNGCKAKPSSDGLIPITLQTDWYPQPEMGGFYEAKMQGLYKAAGLDVTIAPGGPMVVAQQQVASGAAQFAMGSSDQVLVFHSHGLPLVAVGATMQQDPQCVMVHEESPVHGFADLEGHTLAVKPGSIWFQYLLKRYGLHSVREIPATYSVANFLQDPNYAQQCFVTSEPYFARKAGAKVRTLLISSTGYQPYRVIFASKQFLDEHPDVVAKFVKASMQGWQSYLADPAQVNAELSKLNPAMSPEQMQYSVETLKSGHFIDGAGTPDSHLGHFTAARWNATYQQLVDLKVLERPIDPASAYSLKFVP; encoded by the coding sequence ATGCAGCTTCGTAAGCTATTGTTTCTGGTCTCGTTTTGCGCACTTGCCGTCATCTCCTTGAATGGATGTAAGGCGAAGCCATCATCCGATGGGCTTATCCCCATCACGTTGCAGACGGATTGGTATCCGCAGCCGGAGATGGGCGGCTTCTACGAGGCGAAGATGCAGGGGCTGTATAAGGCGGCGGGGCTTGACGTCACCATCGCGCCGGGCGGCCCGATGGTGGTGGCGCAGCAGCAGGTGGCGAGCGGCGCGGCACAGTTTGCCATGGGGTCGTCCGACCAGGTGCTGGTCTTCCACTCGCATGGCTTGCCGCTGGTGGCCGTGGGAGCGACCATGCAGCAGGACCCGCAGTGCGTCATGGTGCACGAGGAGTCGCCGGTCCACGGCTTCGCCGACCTTGAGGGCCATACGCTCGCGGTCAAGCCCGGCTCCATCTGGTTCCAGTACCTGCTCAAGCGTTACGGCCTGCACAGCGTGCGCGAGATCCCCGCGACCTATAGCGTCGCTAACTTTCTGCAAGACCCCAACTACGCGCAGCAGTGCTTCGTAACCTCGGAGCCGTACTTTGCGCGCAAGGCCGGGGCCAAGGTGCGGACGTTGCTTATCAGCTCGACCGGCTACCAGCCCTACCGCGTTATCTTTGCCTCAAAGCAGTTTCTGGATGAGCATCCCGATGTCGTGGCGAAGTTCGTAAAGGCCTCTATGCAAGGTTGGCAGAGCTATCTCGCCGATCCGGCGCAGGTGAACGCGGAGCTATCGAAGCTGAACCCCGCGATGAGCCCCGAGCAGATGCAGTACAGCGTGGAGACGCTGAAATCCGGCCACTTTATTGACGGAGCTGGTACACCCGATTCGCATCTGGGGCACTTTACCGCCGCGCGTTGGAACGCCACGTACCAGCAGCTGGTTGACCTTAAAGTGCTGGAGAGGCCGATTGATCCGGCCTCTGCCTACAGCCTGAAGTTTGTCCCTTAG
- a CDS encoding FAD-binding and (Fe-S)-binding domain-containing protein: MAASPFVLLPSSHARAHLRFPQSDALEEALREAICGEVRFDPASKALYATDASNYRHIPIGLVIPRDEADVIAAVDVCRRFDAPILSRGAGTGLAGQSCNFAVILDFSKYMNGMDPIDTEARTVHVQPGIVLDRLRDAAEKFNLTFAPDPATHSRCTLGGMIGNNSCGVHALMGGKTVDNIVSLDLLLYDGTRLTVGPTTEEELEAHIAAGGRIGAIYAGLKDLRDRHSNQVRERFPDIPRRVSGFNLDELLPENGFNIARALVGSEGTCAVILGATLRLVQSPPYRTLLGIGFSDIYVAADQVPHLLSHPLIGLEGIDGYLLDALRRKQKSLDDLTLLPEGRGFLLAEFGGDTQAESDAKAAALAASLATLPVAPDSRIYTPAEASRVWHIRESGLGATAFIPGVGTGWEGWEDAAVDPTQLGSYLRALSALMQEYGYFSPMYGHFGQGCVHMRFNFDLETEAGILAFREFIDRAADICLAHGGSLSGEHGDGQARGTLLPKMFGPELMEAFRVFKRLWDPTNRMNPGKLIDAHEAHEDLRLGADYAPWKPETHFAFAEDKGSMASAALRCVGVGACRKTDAGTMCPSFMATGEELHSTRGRAHLLWELMQGDGTPTGSEALADRWQNEQVRESLDLCLSCKACKSECPVSVDMATYKAEFLSHHYEHKPRPIAHHAFGRIDRLARIASYFPGLVNAINNAPGIKSIIKSTLHIHPNRIFPRFAKAYTRTRKPQRHLETLPKVMLWADTFNNYFHPATMQAADHVLRDAGFEIELPKRHLCCGRPLYDFGLLDTAKQYLLDILDALAPQLAVGTPVVVLEPSCASVFRDELTNLLPNDPRAKKLRDQTFLLSEFLVRFAPNYQPPVISAHKEIIVHGHCHHRSVAGMNDEMKLLRMTGAKVRLLDSGCCGMAGPFGFEDDKYEVSQTLGNRVLLPAVRDAAADTIILTDGFSCSEQITQNTSARPMHLAEVLRGTSA, from the coding sequence ATGGCGGCTTCTCCTTTCGTCCTGCTCCCCAGCTCCCACGCCCGGGCGCACCTCCGCTTCCCTCAGTCCGACGCGCTTGAAGAGGCGCTCCGCGAAGCCATCTGCGGCGAGGTGCGCTTCGATCCGGCGTCGAAGGCGCTCTACGCCACCGACGCCTCCAACTACCGGCATATCCCCATCGGCCTCGTCATCCCGCGCGATGAGGCCGACGTGATCGCCGCCGTGGACGTCTGCCGCCGCTTCGACGCGCCCATCCTCTCTCGTGGCGCGGGCACCGGCCTCGCCGGACAGAGCTGCAACTTCGCCGTCATCTTAGACTTCTCGAAGTACATGAACGGCATGGACCCCATCGACACAGAGGCCCGCACGGTCCACGTTCAGCCCGGCATCGTGCTGGACCGTCTGCGCGACGCCGCCGAAAAGTTCAACCTAACCTTCGCGCCCGACCCCGCCACGCACAGCCGCTGCACCCTCGGCGGCATGATCGGCAACAACTCCTGCGGGGTCCACGCTCTGATGGGCGGCAAGACGGTCGACAACATCGTCTCGCTCGACCTGCTGCTCTACGATGGAACCCGCCTCACCGTCGGCCCCACGACAGAGGAAGAACTCGAAGCTCACATCGCCGCCGGTGGACGCATCGGCGCTATCTACGCGGGTTTGAAAGACCTGCGCGACCGCCACTCCAATCAGGTCCGCGAGCGCTTCCCTGATATCCCCCGCCGCGTCTCCGGCTTCAATCTCGACGAGCTGCTGCCCGAGAACGGATTCAACATCGCCCGCGCCCTCGTCGGCAGCGAAGGCACCTGCGCCGTCATCCTCGGGGCCACGTTGCGACTCGTGCAGTCTCCACCCTATCGCACCCTCTTGGGTATTGGCTTTTCAGACATCTACGTCGCCGCCGATCAAGTCCCGCACCTGCTCTCGCACCCGCTCATCGGCCTCGAAGGCATCGACGGCTACCTGCTCGACGCCCTGCGCCGCAAGCAGAAGTCCCTCGACGACCTTACCCTGCTGCCCGAGGGCCGCGGCTTTCTGCTGGCCGAGTTCGGCGGCGACACCCAGGCCGAGTCCGACGCCAAAGCCGCAGCCCTGGCCGCATCACTGGCCACGCTCCCCGTCGCGCCCGACTCCCGCATCTACACGCCCGCCGAGGCCAGCCGCGTCTGGCACATCCGCGAGTCCGGCCTGGGCGCGACCGCCTTCATCCCCGGCGTCGGCACCGGCTGGGAGGGCTGGGAGGACGCCGCCGTCGATCCCACCCAGCTCGGCTCCTACCTCCGCGCCCTCAGCGCGCTCATGCAGGAGTACGGCTACTTCAGCCCCATGTATGGCCACTTCGGCCAGGGCTGCGTGCACATGCGCTTCAACTTCGACCTCGAGACCGAGGCCGGAATCCTCGCCTTCCGCGAGTTCATCGACCGCGCCGCCGATATCTGCCTCGCGCACGGCGGCTCGCTCTCGGGCGAACACGGAGACGGACAGGCTCGTGGAACCCTGCTGCCCAAGATGTTCGGCCCCGAGTTGATGGAGGCCTTCCGTGTCTTCAAGCGCCTGTGGGACCCCACCAACCGCATGAACCCCGGCAAGCTCATCGACGCGCACGAGGCCCACGAAGACCTCCGCCTGGGTGCCGACTACGCTCCCTGGAAGCCCGAGACCCACTTCGCCTTCGCCGAGGACAAAGGCTCCATGGCCTCAGCCGCGCTACGCTGCGTGGGCGTGGGAGCCTGCCGCAAGACCGACGCCGGAACCATGTGCCCCAGCTTCATGGCCACCGGCGAGGAGCTTCACTCCACCCGGGGCCGCGCCCACCTGCTCTGGGAGCTGATGCAGGGCGACGGCACCCCCACGGGCAGCGAGGCACTCGCCGACCGCTGGCAGAACGAGCAGGTCCGCGAGTCGCTCGACCTCTGCCTCTCCTGCAAGGCCTGCAAGAGCGAGTGTCCGGTCTCGGTCGACATGGCCACTTACAAGGCCGAGTTCCTCTCGCACCACTACGAGCACAAGCCGCGCCCCATCGCGCACCACGCCTTCGGTCGTATCGACCGGCTGGCCCGCATCGCGTCGTACTTCCCCGGCCTGGTCAACGCTATCAACAACGCGCCCGGCATCAAGTCGATCATCAAGTCCACGCTGCACATCCATCCCAACCGCATCTTTCCGCGCTTCGCCAAGGCCTACACGCGTACCCGCAAGCCACAGCGGCACCTCGAAACACTGCCCAAGGTGATGCTCTGGGCCGACACCTTCAACAACTACTTCCACCCCGCCACCATGCAGGCCGCCGACCACGTCCTTCGCGACGCGGGCTTCGAGATCGAGCTACCGAAGCGTCACCTCTGCTGTGGACGCCCGCTCTATGACTTCGGCCTTCTCGACACCGCCAAGCAGTACCTGCTCGATATCCTCGACGCATTGGCTCCGCAACTCGCCGTTGGAACGCCCGTCGTGGTCCTCGAGCCGAGCTGCGCCTCGGTCTTCCGCGATGAGCTGACCAACCTGCTCCCCAACGATCCTCGCGCGAAGAAGCTCCGCGACCAGACCTTCCTGCTCAGCGAGTTCCTGGTCCGCTTCGCCCCGAATTACCAGCCGCCGGTTATCTCTGCCCACAAGGAGATCATCGTCCACGGCCACTGCCATCATCGCTCCGTCGCAGGCATGAACGACGAGATGAAGCTGCTGCGCATGACCGGCGCAAAGGTGCGCTTGCTCGACTCCGGCTGCTGCGGCATGGCCGGTCCCTTCGGCTTCGAGGACGACAAGTACGAGGTCTCGCAGACGCTCGGCAACCGCGTGCTGCTGCCTGCCGTGCGCGATGCCGCAGCCGACACCATCATCCTCACCGACGGCTTCAGTTGCTCCGAGCAGATCACGCAGAACACCTCCGCCCGCCCGATGCACCTGGCGGAAGTGCTGCGGGGCACGTCCGCCTAA
- a CDS encoding DUF1338 domain-containing protein — translation MPSSEPIVLEQILTPVIGPERTGRLLRILTLDPALLAPGNRVSRAVLAQALNVLLFEDLIARVPAAALYVERCLEHGGTILHDHGAVRTVDLAGMGALPGGQEAIMRILRPLGYQLRGTYPLERLRMTGRSYAQAEHPETIAQFFISELHVDRFPAEFGEAVTRVTSSSKDPLAPEAVALLTKLEVEGSLSIADAVALLPALVLCFDRQHDVPTLADYEALLPHSAEMAWISTEGNAFNHATDRVQDVEKLTIEQKALGQPMKDKVEVSGSGRVRQTAFHAARVMRSFRDASGSLVEREVPGSFLEFIARDFIPGEATQTAPILDLSFDPSNAQAIFKMTATS, via the coding sequence ATGCCATCGTCTGAGCCCATCGTCCTCGAACAGATCCTTACGCCCGTCATTGGGCCCGAGCGCACCGGCCGCCTGCTTCGCATCCTCACCCTCGACCCGGCTCTGCTCGCACCCGGCAACCGAGTCAGCCGCGCAGTCCTGGCCCAGGCGCTCAACGTGCTGCTCTTCGAAGACCTCATCGCCCGCGTTCCCGCCGCCGCCCTTTACGTGGAACGTTGCCTCGAGCATGGCGGCACCATCCTGCACGACCACGGCGCGGTCCGCACGGTCGATCTCGCGGGCATGGGCGCTCTTCCCGGTGGACAAGAGGCCATCATGCGCATCCTGCGTCCGCTCGGCTACCAACTGCGTGGCACCTACCCGCTCGAGCGCCTGCGCATGACCGGCCGCTCCTACGCCCAGGCCGAGCACCCCGAGACCATCGCCCAGTTCTTCATCAGCGAGCTACACGTCGACCGCTTCCCCGCCGAGTTTGGCGAGGCCGTAACGCGCGTCACCTCTTCCTCGAAAGACCCTCTCGCACCCGAAGCCGTGGCCCTGCTCACGAAACTTGAGGTGGAAGGCTCACTCTCCATCGCCGACGCCGTGGCCCTGCTACCTGCGCTGGTCCTCTGCTTCGACCGCCAGCACGATGTGCCCACGCTTGCCGACTACGAGGCCCTGCTGCCGCACTCCGCCGAAATGGCCTGGATATCCACCGAGGGCAACGCCTTCAACCACGCAACGGATCGCGTGCAGGATGTCGAGAAGCTGACGATTGAGCAGAAGGCCCTCGGCCAGCCCATGAAGGACAAGGTCGAGGTCTCGGGCTCGGGCCGCGTCCGTCAGACCGCCTTCCACGCCGCCCGCGTCATGCGCAGCTTCCGCGATGCCTCGGGCTCCCTCGTCGAGCGCGAGGTGCCCGGCTCCTTCCTCGAGTTCATCGCCCGCGACTTCATCCCTGGCGAGGCCACGCAGACCGCGCCGATACTTGATCTCAGCTTCGACCCATCGAACGCCCAGGCCATCTTCAAGATGACCGCAACCAGCTAA
- a CDS encoding DUF1801 domain-containing protein — protein sequence MRTDLLRFNGAVERDPAIGAWMKEHEGELGAIAQQWFEVMRSCGDEVREVLHDGCPVACLGDAPFGYVNVFTSHVNVGFFHGAALPDQARLLQGAGKFMRHVKLRPGTATDAAALGRLIEAAYLDIKARVENG from the coding sequence ATGAGAACGGATTTGCTGCGATTCAACGGTGCTGTCGAACGCGATCCCGCCATTGGTGCGTGGATGAAGGAGCATGAAGGAGAGTTGGGAGCCATCGCGCAGCAGTGGTTTGAGGTGATGCGAAGCTGCGGGGATGAGGTCCGGGAGGTCTTGCACGACGGTTGTCCGGTCGCCTGTCTGGGCGATGCTCCCTTCGGCTACGTCAATGTATTCACCTCGCACGTGAATGTGGGGTTCTTTCACGGCGCGGCACTACCGGACCAGGCCCGCTTGTTGCAAGGTGCTGGCAAGTTTATGCGCCATGTGAAGCTGCGACCGGGAACCGCTACAGATGCCGCGGCGCTCGGCAGGCTTATCGAGGCAGCGTATCTGGATATCAAGGCGCGCGTTGAAAACGGCTAG
- a CDS encoding MFS transporter, producing MKKRHGVLGLLCVVSVITFLDRLAIPVAEPGIRGELHLTPEQWGWVLSSYVLANALFEIPSGAFGDRNGQRLELTRITVWWSGFTALTGWCRSFFQITAARFLFGVGAAGAYPNAAGVLSRWFPKNEHARAQGFIWGASRLGGALAPLLLVPLARHVGWRGVFWVLGCVGLAWSAAWWLWFRNDPSEMPGITSGELEEIRAGQIAHGATHHAIPWRRLFALPQLWLLVLAYFCYAWGSWFYYGWFTTWLVRGAGLSVAQMGIFASFPFVMGLAGNLVGGVVSERLVEHHGARRTYRWVTSLCLIATSALLLSMSLVHGHAAIVVLSTLGFGVMDLMLPSAWAMCMSLGGRYGGTATGVMNTAGNLGGWVCTVVFGYIIKATGDYNLPLRGVAAMVLIAALIFSQIDCTRGMGEEA from the coding sequence TTGAAGAAGCGGCATGGCGTTCTGGGATTGCTGTGCGTGGTCTCGGTCATCACCTTTCTGGACCGGCTCGCCATTCCTGTTGCCGAGCCCGGCATCCGCGGCGAGCTGCACCTGACACCCGAGCAGTGGGGCTGGGTGCTCAGCTCCTATGTGCTGGCCAACGCGCTCTTCGAGATACCCTCCGGGGCCTTCGGCGACCGCAACGGCCAACGCCTCGAGCTGACGCGCATCACGGTCTGGTGGTCCGGCTTCACCGCGCTCACCGGCTGGTGCCGCAGCTTCTTCCAGATCACCGCCGCACGCTTCCTCTTCGGCGTCGGAGCAGCCGGAGCCTATCCCAATGCGGCGGGAGTGCTCTCGCGCTGGTTCCCCAAGAACGAGCACGCCCGCGCCCAGGGATTCATCTGGGGCGCAAGCCGTCTGGGCGGAGCACTGGCTCCCCTGCTGCTGGTGCCGCTCGCCCGCCACGTCGGCTGGCGCGGAGTCTTCTGGGTCCTCGGCTGCGTGGGCCTCGCATGGTCGGCGGCTTGGTGGCTGTGGTTCCGCAATGACCCGTCTGAGATGCCCGGAATTACCTCCGGTGAGTTAGAAGAGATCCGCGCCGGACAGATCGCGCACGGAGCCACGCATCATGCCATCCCATGGCGACGTCTCTTCGCCCTGCCCCAACTCTGGCTGCTCGTCCTCGCCTACTTCTGCTACGCGTGGGGAAGCTGGTTCTACTACGGCTGGTTCACCACCTGGCTGGTACGCGGCGCGGGCCTCTCCGTCGCGCAGATGGGCATCTTCGCATCGTTCCCCTTCGTCATGGGGCTGGCCGGAAACCTCGTCGGCGGAGTCGTCAGCGAGCGTCTGGTCGAGCACCATGGCGCACGGCGAACCTACCGCTGGGTCACAAGCCTCTGCCTCATCGCCACCAGCGCCCTGCTGCTCAGCATGAGCCTCGTGCATGGCCACGCGGCCATCGTCGTCCTGTCCACGCTCGGCTTCGGCGTCATGGACCTGATGCTGCCCTCTGCCTGGGCCATGTGCATGAGCCTGGGCGGACGCTACGGCGGCACAGCCACGGGCGTCATGAATACGGCGGGCAACCTCGGCGGCTGGGTGTGCACCGTCGTCTTCGGCTACATCATCAAGGCCACCGGCGACTACAACCTCCCGCTGCGCGGAGTCGCCGCCATGGTGCTGATCGCCGCGTTGATCTTCTCCCAAATAGACTGCACACGCGGCATGGGCGAAGAGGCCTGA
- a CDS encoding aspartate/glutamate racemase family protein yields MAQTLALIHTSPTLTPLFGALCAEQMPETTIFHMVDESLIKDTIRNGYLRRVTMRRLLAMIESAEMSGADAVMVTCSSIGAGVELGKQLFDFPVVRVDDAMAEQAVRMGRRIGVMATLRTTLEPTIALLQAKAAEAGREIEIVSSLCDGAFDAVLAGDTATHDRILSQALQNDMKGVDVVVLAQASMARVVKAMPEGLLAMPVLSSPELAVRRAAEIMASRNGSAAR; encoded by the coding sequence GTGGCGCAGACCCTTGCATTGATTCACACAAGCCCCACCCTGACCCCGCTGTTCGGTGCTCTCTGTGCCGAACAGATGCCTGAGACTACGATCTTTCACATGGTGGACGAGAGCCTCATCAAGGACACGATCCGCAACGGATACCTGCGCCGCGTGACCATGCGGCGGCTGCTCGCCATGATCGAGTCGGCCGAGATGTCCGGTGCTGACGCCGTGATGGTCACCTGCTCCTCCATCGGCGCGGGCGTCGAGCTAGGCAAGCAGCTCTTCGACTTCCCCGTCGTCCGCGTGGATGACGCGATGGCCGAGCAGGCCGTGCGGATGGGCCGCCGCATCGGCGTGATGGCCACGCTGCGCACGACGCTCGAACCCACCATCGCGCTGCTCCAGGCCAAGGCTGCCGAGGCAGGCAGGGAGATCGAGATCGTCTCCTCGCTCTGCGACGGAGCCTTCGACGCCGTGCTCGCCGGAGACACCGCGACCCACGACCGCATCTTGAGCCAGGCTTTGCAGAACGACATGAAGGGTGTCGACGTGGTCGTGCTGGCTCAGGCCTCCATGGCGCGCGTGGTGAAGGCGATGCCCGAGGGCCTGCTGGCCATGCCCGTGCTCAGCAGCCCTGAGCTGGCAGTACGGCGCGCGGCGGAGATCATGGCCTCCCGCAACGGATCGGCGGCACGTTGA
- a CDS encoding beta-galactosidase produces MTSPQPLRFGTAWYPEQWPEERWEADLQLMEAAHMNVVRVAEFAWSTMEPSEGHFDFTWLDHAITLAAKHHIAVVLGTPTAAPPAWLTTKYPETLRVDEDGKRAEHGNRQHFSFTSPRYRELSARIALEMAKHFGHNPNVIGWQLDNELAAPSFDPSAKQQFHLWLQHRYGTIAELNRRWATAYWSQTYDNFDEIPVHAKGENPALLLDWKRFATDTWVDYMANQINVIRPNIAPGQFITTNTMHWFQGFDHYVLHRSLDIAAWDDYYPDGHLDPVVNAVQHDLVRGFKQKNFWVMETQPGFVNWGAINTILPPGVTREMAWQAVGHGADAVLYWQWRSALNGQEEYHGTLLGADGTPVPIYAELQKTGAEFEQASKALAGTSLHASVAVLQSYDSHWAIDFQKHSQKFDYEEQFTDLYRALQPLAQNIDILSPDADLTGYKVVFAPSLNVISDATAKNLLAYVQRGGHLVLGPRSGMKNGDNALQPERQPGPLAAALGGHVAQYYALDKPVEITGPLGSGSAAIWAEELSPTAPDAKVLMTYADSAGWLAGKPAAIEHGFGKGSITYIGATLDAGLMKAAVTSSLSEAEVHPILPGLPADVELMDRSSAQGAVWIFINHGSAAQHVETHRDGTELLSGKSGQSIELPPHGVAVYQLARRP; encoded by the coding sequence ATGACCTCTCCTCAGCCCCTGCGGTTCGGTACTGCATGGTATCCCGAGCAGTGGCCCGAGGAGCGTTGGGAGGCCGATTTGCAACTGATGGAAGCGGCGCACATGAACGTCGTGCGCGTCGCCGAGTTTGCCTGGTCTACGATGGAGCCGTCCGAAGGGCACTTCGATTTCACCTGGCTCGATCATGCCATCACCCTGGCCGCGAAGCATCACATCGCTGTCGTGTTGGGCACGCCGACCGCCGCGCCGCCTGCGTGGTTGACCACGAAGTATCCGGAGACGCTGCGGGTGGACGAGGACGGTAAGCGCGCGGAGCATGGCAACCGCCAACACTTCTCCTTTACAAGCCCGCGTTACCGTGAGCTGAGTGCTCGCATTGCGCTCGAGATGGCGAAGCACTTCGGCCACAACCCAAATGTGATCGGCTGGCAGCTCGACAACGAGCTAGCGGCGCCCTCGTTCGATCCTTCCGCGAAGCAGCAGTTCCACCTATGGCTTCAGCATCGCTACGGCACCATCGCGGAGCTGAACCGGCGCTGGGCTACCGCCTACTGGTCGCAGACCTACGATAACTTCGACGAGATCCCCGTCCATGCCAAGGGAGAAAACCCCGCGCTGCTGCTGGACTGGAAGCGTTTCGCTACCGATACCTGGGTTGACTACATGGCGAACCAGATCAACGTGATTCGTCCCAACATCGCCCCAGGCCAGTTCATCACAACCAATACGATGCACTGGTTCCAAGGCTTCGATCACTACGTGCTGCATCGCTCGCTCGACATAGCCGCGTGGGACGACTACTACCCCGACGGCCATCTCGATCCCGTTGTGAACGCGGTTCAACACGATCTCGTGCGCGGCTTCAAGCAGAAGAACTTCTGGGTGATGGAGACGCAGCCGGGCTTTGTGAACTGGGGGGCGATCAACACGATCCTGCCACCGGGCGTGACGCGCGAGATGGCGTGGCAGGCCGTGGGCCACGGTGCCGACGCGGTGCTCTACTGGCAGTGGCGCTCGGCGCTCAACGGGCAGGAGGAGTATCACGGTACGCTGCTTGGAGCGGATGGAACCCCGGTGCCAATCTACGCCGAGCTTCAGAAGACGGGTGCGGAGTTCGAGCAGGCCAGCAAGGCTCTGGCAGGAACGTCTCTACATGCCTCAGTAGCGGTGCTGCAATCGTACGATAGCCACTGGGCTATTGACTTCCAGAAGCATAGCCAGAAGTTCGATTACGAGGAGCAGTTCACGGACCTCTATCGGGCTCTTCAGCCTCTGGCACAGAACATCGACATCCTCTCGCCGGATGCCGATCTGACCGGCTATAAGGTGGTCTTCGCGCCTTCGTTGAACGTCATCTCGGACGCGACTGCTAAGAATTTGCTGGCCTATGTTCAGCGGGGCGGACACCTGGTGCTGGGTCCGCGTTCCGGAATGAAGAACGGGGACAACGCGCTTCAGCCCGAGCGCCAGCCCGGCCCCCTGGCCGCCGCGCTGGGCGGGCATGTGGCGCAGTACTATGCCCTCGACAAGCCAGTGGAGATTACCGGGCCGCTCGGCTCCGGCTCAGCCGCTATCTGGGCCGAGGAGCTGAGCCCGACGGCTCCTGATGCCAAGGTGCTGATGACCTACGCCGACAGCGCGGGCTGGCTCGCGGGCAAACCTGCGGCCATCGAGCATGGCTTTGGCAAGGGCAGCATCACTTACATTGGCGCGACGCTTGACGCGGGACTGATGAAGGCTGCGGTCACTTCGTCGCTGAGCGAGGCGGAGGTTCATCCCATCCTGCCGGGGCTACCGGCTGATGTGGAGCTGATGGATCGTTCTAGTGCTCAGGGAGCTGTGTGGATCTTCATCAATCATGGTTCGGCAGCCCAACATGTCGAGACGCATCGCGACGGGACGGAGCTGCTCTCCGGCAAGTCCGGTCAGTCGATTGAACTGCCTCCTCATGGCGTGGCCGTGTACCAGCTTGCGAGGCGGCCGTGA